One Gordonia sp. SID5947 genomic region harbors:
- the rsrA gene encoding mycothiol system anti-sigma-R factor: MSGTYRPEEPQSASDDIDPEFLQLDCSAVIADVWLLLDNECDSDARSRLQGHLDSCPSCFAHYGIEQQLKTLINRKCGGDHAPEGLRDRLRVEIRKTVIVRETGGSVD; this comes from the coding sequence ATGAGCGGCACGTATCGTCCTGAGGAGCCGCAGTCGGCTTCCGACGACATCGATCCGGAATTCCTGCAGCTCGACTGTTCGGCGGTGATCGCCGATGTGTGGTTGCTGCTCGACAACGAGTGCGACTCGGACGCCCGTTCGCGTCTCCAGGGCCACCTCGACAGCTGCCCGTCGTGCTTCGCCCACTACGGCATCGAGCAGCAACTCAAGACCCTGATCAACCGCAAATGCGGTGGCGATCACGCGCCCGAGGGGTTGCGTGACCGCTTGCGGGTCGAGATCCGCAAAACCGTCATCGTCCGGGAGACCGGCGGCTCGGTCGACTGA
- a CDS encoding biotin/lipoyl-binding carrier protein — protein sequence MAEDVVAEIVASVLEVRATAGQQVDVGDTLFLLESMKMEIPVLAEESGTLADIKVKVGDVIQAGDVIAVYE from the coding sequence ATGGCTGAAGACGTCGTCGCAGAGATCGTGGCAAGCGTGCTGGAGGTGCGGGCAACCGCCGGCCAACAGGTCGACGTCGGCGACACGCTCTTCCTGCTCGAGTCGATGAAGATGGAGATCCCGGTCCTCGCAGAGGAATCCGGCACTCTCGCGGACATCAAGGTCAAGGTCGGTGATGTGATCCAGGCCGGTGACGTCATCGCGGTCTACGAGTAG
- a CDS encoding PAS domain-containing sensor histidine kinase, whose translation MSTLADLLAEHTTLSDAAAAHLQRLVAEWQLLADLSFADFLMSVRTDSGDIVTVAQCRPNTASTVFPSDEVGRIAEPEVNRQLERAFAADRVLRDEDPKWLGSVAIRREAVPVGFADADGPIAVLTRAIDLTHPRLPSPLELAYQDSANDLCQMVADGSFPHLEGNPRGLSTPRAGDGFVRVDENGMVVYASPNALSAFHRMGWTTELTHARLSEVASSLLTDPFESEDVAVMIDEAVGVSEPPAGPYRDVGMRMEADARRATALLRAVPLRPRGGSTGAVVLIRDVTEVKRRDLALISKDATIREIHHRVKNNLQSVSALLRLQARRTTNPEARGALTEAVRRVASIALVHELLSGSVDEEVDLDEAVDRLVPILVDVASGDATVRVTHRDRLGVLAAELAMPLVMVLTELIQNAIEHGFTGSTSDSEIEVVADRDVRELRISVRDNGSGLPEGFEVATSDRLGLQIVQTLVSIELGGTLTMGSNPTGRGTEVSIVIPLR comes from the coding sequence ATGTCGACCCTGGCAGACCTCCTCGCCGAGCACACCACGCTGTCGGATGCCGCAGCCGCGCATCTACAGCGTCTGGTCGCCGAATGGCAGCTGCTCGCCGATCTCTCGTTCGCCGACTTCTTGATGTCGGTTCGCACTGACAGCGGCGATATCGTCACGGTGGCCCAGTGCCGGCCCAACACCGCGTCGACGGTCTTCCCGAGCGACGAGGTGGGGCGCATCGCCGAACCCGAGGTCAACCGGCAACTCGAACGTGCGTTTGCCGCCGATCGGGTGCTGCGGGACGAGGACCCGAAGTGGCTCGGCTCGGTTGCGATCCGGCGGGAGGCGGTGCCGGTCGGCTTCGCCGACGCCGACGGCCCGATCGCGGTGCTGACCCGCGCGATCGATCTCACGCATCCCCGTCTGCCGTCGCCGCTCGAGCTCGCCTATCAGGACTCTGCCAACGACCTGTGCCAGATGGTCGCCGACGGCTCGTTCCCGCATCTGGAGGGCAATCCGCGCGGTCTGTCCACACCGCGCGCGGGCGACGGCTTCGTCCGCGTGGACGAGAACGGCATGGTCGTCTACGCGAGTCCCAACGCCTTGTCCGCGTTCCACCGGATGGGATGGACCACCGAACTCACCCACGCTCGGCTCTCCGAGGTGGCGTCTTCCCTGCTGACCGATCCGTTCGAATCCGAGGACGTCGCGGTGATGATCGACGAGGCGGTCGGCGTCAGCGAACCGCCGGCCGGACCGTACCGGGATGTCGGGATGCGGATGGAGGCCGATGCGCGGCGCGCGACCGCATTGCTCCGAGCCGTTCCCCTCCGGCCGCGTGGTGGCAGTACCGGGGCCGTCGTCCTGATCCGCGACGTCACGGAGGTGAAGCGCCGCGACCTCGCGCTGATCAGCAAGGACGCCACCATCCGCGAGATCCATCATCGGGTGAAGAACAATCTGCAATCGGTCTCGGCCCTCTTGCGGCTACAGGCCCGCCGCACCACCAACCCCGAGGCACGCGGCGCCCTCACCGAGGCGGTCCGTCGGGTGGCGTCGATCGCACTCGTCCACGAACTGCTCTCGGGCAGCGTCGATGAAGAGGTGGACCTCGACGAGGCGGTCGACCGGCTGGTTCCCATCCTGGTGGACGTGGCGTCCGGGGATGCCACGGTCCGGGTCACCCACCGTGACCGACTCGGTGTGTTGGCCGCGGAACTCGCGATGCCCTTGGTGATGGTGTTGACCGAGTTGATCCAGAACGCCATCGAGCATGGCTTCACGGGTTCCACGTCTGACAGCGAGATCGAGGTGGTTGCCGACCGGGACGTCCGCGAATTGCGGATCTCGGTGCGTGACAACGGTTCCGGGCTGCCAGAAGGATTCGAGGTGGCAACCTCGGACCGACTCGGATTGCAGATCGTGCAGACGCTGGTGTCGATCGAACTGGGCGGCACGCTCACGATGGGCTCCAACCCGACGGGTCGGGGCACCGAGGTGAGTATCGTCATCCCGCTCCGGTAG
- a CDS encoding WhiB family transcriptional regulator: protein MDWRHNAICRDEDPELFFPVGTSGPAIAQIADAKLVCARCPVTAECLSWALESGQDAGVWGGMSEDERRALKRRTARTRTRSSV from the coding sequence ATGGACTGGCGTCACAACGCAATCTGTCGCGACGAAGATCCGGAACTGTTCTTCCCAGTGGGAACCAGTGGCCCGGCCATCGCGCAGATCGCTGATGCGAAGCTCGTCTGCGCCCGGTGCCCCGTCACGGCCGAATGCCTTTCGTGGGCCCTGGAATCCGGCCAGGACGCAGGCGTCTGGGGAGGCATGAGCGAAGATGAACGGCGCGCACTCAAGCGGCGCACCGCGCGTACCCGGACGCGCAGCAGCGTCTGA
- a CDS encoding MFS transporter, giving the protein MFADPTVPGAGLSAAAISSLFILWSACSFLFEIPAGILADRIPRRLLVVTGPVCSGAGFALWTWWPSYGSFAAGFVLWAVGTALRSGALQALLYDTLAARGQAMQYAALAGRVRAMGATGVLVGTATAIPLTAWGGYPAAGAASVIACLFCAAASAMLPEDAPPRRVGNREDAAHRDRDGGTRPDSDAAGWRGVVAEAFAHLRGDRLLRRVVVLAIALTWVSALDEYLPLLADTMWSGTAWWGSAATGVSMLMVVVAVGDIAGGHAASRTDVTDLRPRRLVPWLLAGAAALGLGAISGHPAGIILVAFAFGVFSWSLVMADAIMQRRLPSGARATITSVVGVGEEMVAIGAFGAWAVGSTWLAPTTSFAVAAVPYAVMALVLMVSSSGATTARASGR; this is encoded by the coding sequence ATGTTCGCCGACCCCACAGTACCGGGAGCAGGTTTGTCGGCGGCGGCGATTTCATCTCTGTTCATCCTGTGGTCGGCTTGTTCTTTCCTGTTCGAGATCCCGGCCGGGATTCTGGCCGATCGCATACCGCGCCGACTGCTGGTGGTGACCGGGCCGGTGTGCAGCGGGGCGGGATTCGCGTTGTGGACCTGGTGGCCGTCCTATGGGTCGTTCGCGGCCGGATTCGTGCTGTGGGCCGTGGGGACCGCGCTGCGCTCCGGCGCCCTGCAGGCGTTGCTCTATGACACCCTCGCCGCACGGGGGCAGGCGATGCAGTACGCAGCTCTCGCCGGTCGCGTCCGGGCGATGGGGGCAACCGGTGTCCTCGTCGGGACCGCCACGGCGATCCCGCTGACCGCCTGGGGTGGCTACCCGGCAGCGGGAGCGGCCAGCGTCATCGCGTGCCTGTTCTGTGCCGCGGCGTCGGCGATGCTGCCCGAGGATGCGCCCCCGCGGCGCGTGGGGAACCGCGAGGACGCCGCTCACCGGGATCGCGACGGTGGGACTCGGCCCGACAGCGACGCGGCGGGGTGGCGTGGCGTGGTCGCCGAAGCGTTCGCACACCTGCGCGGGGACCGTCTGCTGCGTCGCGTCGTCGTCCTGGCGATTGCGTTGACCTGGGTTTCCGCGCTCGACGAATATCTGCCGCTGCTGGCGGACACCATGTGGTCGGGCACGGCGTGGTGGGGTTCGGCCGCGACAGGGGTGTCGATGCTCATGGTGGTGGTGGCGGTGGGCGACATCGCCGGCGGCCATGCGGCTTCACGCACCGACGTCACCGACCTCCGGCCCCGGCGTCTGGTTCCCTGGCTCCTCGCCGGCGCCGCAGCCCTGGGCCTCGGTGCCATTTCCGGCCATCCAGCGGGAATCATCTTGGTGGCCTTCGCATTCGGTGTCTTCAGCTGGTCGCTGGTGATGGCGGACGCGATCATGCAGCGCCGCCTCCCGTCGGGTGCCCGTGCCACGATCACCTCGGTGGTCGGAGTGGGTGAGGAGATGGTCGCGATCGGCGCCTTCGGAGCCTGGGCGGTGGGATCGACGTGGTTGGCACCCACGACGTCGTTCGCCGTCGCCGCTGTTCCCTACGCCGTGATGGCCTTGGTGTTGATGGTCTCGTCGTCGGGTGCGACCACGGCGAGGGCCTCCGGCCGATAA